Proteins encoded by one window of Dioscorea cayenensis subsp. rotundata cultivar TDr96_F1 chromosome 20, TDr96_F1_v2_PseudoChromosome.rev07_lg8_w22 25.fasta, whole genome shotgun sequence:
- the LOC120251285 gene encoding probable transmembrane ascorbate ferrireductase 4 — MAASLLTLARLSALAVTILLLIWSIGFRSSFLHLSSTSSSLPTAHLDHLFSVLHPLLMVMGFILLSGEAILAHRWMRRWSRGARKSMHLAMQGAALGFGVLGIWAKFKGNVGIMNNFYSLHSLMGLACLFLFSAQWIAGFMSFWHHSEGRRTRIIVLPWHVFVGLYTYILAVATAETGLLEKLTFLQTKHGMPRRSAEATLVNCLGFGLVLLGSFVVFSAITPKHHLHAQHLASNKNTNSGNLYSFDNKNGYHSSHQSSKVMSFDSDFDNEK, encoded by the exons ATGGCTGCAAGTCTGTTAACCTTAGCAAGACTCTCAGCCTTAGCCGTCACCATTCTCCTTCTCATTTGGTCCATCGGCTTCCGATCCAGTTTCCTCCACCTCAGCTCCACTTCCTCTTCACTTCCCACTGCTCACTTAGACCATCTCTTCTCC GTTCTCCACCCCCTTCTCATGGTCATGGGCTTTATCCTCCTCAGCGGTGAAG CGATCTTGGCACACCGATGGATGCGGAGGTGGTCCAGAGGGGCGAGGAAGTCGATGCATTTGGCGATGCAAGGGGCGGCGCTGGGATTTGGGGTTTTGGGCATTTGGGCGAAGTTCAAGGGCAATGTTGGCATTATGAACAATTTCTATAGCTTGCATTCTTTGATGGGGCTCGCCtgcctttttctcttctccgcCCAG TGGATTGCAGGTTTCATGAGCTTCTGGCATCATAGTGAGGGTCGTCGAACCCGAATAATCGTCTTACCATGGCATGTGTTTGTCGGGTTGTACACTTATATCCTTGCGGTTGCGACAGCTGAAACAGGCCTCTTAGAGAAGCTGACCTTCCTGCAAACTAAACACGGCATGCCACGCCGGTCAGCTGAGGCTACATTGGTGAACTGCCTGGGCTTTGGTTTGGTCCTCCTTGGAAGTTTTGTTGTATTCTCTGCTATCACACCAAAGCATCATCTTCATGCTCAGCATCTTGCTAGCAACAAAAATACTAATTCAGGCAACCTTTATAGTTTTGATAATAAGAATGGCTACCATTCTAGCCATCAAAGCTCCAAAGTTATGTCTTTTGATTCTGATTTTgataatgaaaagtga